Proteins co-encoded in one Pelodiscus sinensis isolate JC-2024 unplaced genomic scaffold, ASM4963464v1 ctg58, whole genome shotgun sequence genomic window:
- the LOC142825024 gene encoding transmembrane protein 53-B-like, whose product MLEAARDGDPLVPGSSPPSWAMQPAGTAERSGAPGRAAAVTVFSKTIRLHRSPPGSALAAGAPCRPLVLLLPWFGARPRALARYLELYLPRGLDVLVVESELSHFLWPRWGLAYAARVLRLLQDSPPCRARPLLVHAVSIGGYTFAQMLVHLSHEPQRHGLLAQRIRGLVYDSLVTGGLADMALGVAQMTVSTAWRPLLAGGTKLYFCLLRCCTVRYYAAAQRVFLRPPLRCPVLLFHGGEDPLSPPGALQALLAGWRGAGLRVQAHSWPDSRHAAHLRQHPREYQAALQGFLNQLGLAPLQARL is encoded by the exons ATGCTGGAGGCAGCGCGGGATGGAGACCCCCTAGTGCCCGGATCCTCCCCCCCATCGTGGGCGATGCAGCCTGCAGGCACAGCGGAGCGCTCtggggccccgggcagggcaGCCGCCGTGACCGTCTTCTCCAAGACTATCCGCCTGCACCGCAGCCCCCCCGGCTCGGCGCTGGCAGccggcgccccctgccggcccctggtgctgctgctgccctggttTGGCGCCCGGCCCCGGGCCCTGGCCAGGTACCTGGAGCTCTACCTGCCGCGGGGCCTGGACGTGCTGGTGGTGGAGAGTGAGCTGAGCCATTTCCTGTGGCCCCGGTGGGGGCTGGCCTACGCGGCCCGcgtgctgaggctgctccaggacAGCCCCCCCTGCCGTGCCCGCCCGCTGCTGGTCCACGCCGTCTCCATCGGCGGCTACACCTTCGCCCAGATGCTGGTGCACCTGAGCCACGAGCCCCAGCGCCACGGCCTGCTGGCACAGCGGATCCGGGGCCTGGTCTATGACAGCCTGGTGACAGGAGGCCTCGCGGACATGGCACtgg GCGTGGCGCAGATGACTGTCTCCACGGCCTGGCGGCCCCTCCTCGCCGGCGGCACCAAGCTCTACTTCTGCCTGCTGCGCTGCTGCACCGTGCGGTACTACGCGGCCGCCCAGCGCGTCTTCCTGCGGCCGCCGCTGCGCTGCCCCGTGCTGCTCTTCCACGGCGGCGAGGACCCGCTGAGCCCGCCGGGCGCCCTGCAGGCGCTGCTGGCCGGCTGGCGGGGCGCGGGGCTCCGGGTGCAGGCCCACAGCTGGCCGGACTCTCGCCACGCAGCCCATCTGCGCCAGCACCCCCGCGAGTACCAGGCTGCGCTGCAGGGATTCCTGAACCAGCTGGGCCTGGCCCCGCTCCAAGCCCGGCTCTAG